A genomic region of Maridesulfovibrio bastinii DSM 16055 contains the following coding sequences:
- a CDS encoding caspase family protein, translating into MNRISNHMKNFKNISSLKNLMYTVIFLLFGCATVLPYVDYKTIPESNPLSIDGLWVRESVIWTFNGETKKLKSGADELTLSIRRGVAYIDSSSDPLLVAGGVFFKDLKKVGERKFQGLFVRDLLYATFKNDTKSVEIDVLSQTRIRTIHSNGSVRVTYVKKELDSPQWFLTDNFPAKSSPVMAPLPSVTTVNATESASHNSRFESYQALVIGNGSYHANPLANPTHDADAIATSLRKFGFNVIHKDNMTLKEMERTLDRFYASLGKRSVGLFYYAGHGIQINGHNYLVPVDASLQSASDTKYECLDAGKVLDKMGDVKNSLNIVILDACRNNPFVQNFRSASRGLARMDAPAGSIISYATAPGRVASDGTGHHSVYTKYLLRYMNTPGLNIYDIFLHTRKDVVQETNGQQIPWESSSLTDYFYFIPSN; encoded by the coding sequence TTGAATAGAATTTCAAATCACATGAAGAATTTTAAGAATATTTCAAGTTTAAAAAATTTGATGTATACTGTTATTTTCTTATTGTTCGGGTGCGCTACAGTGCTCCCATATGTAGATTATAAAACAATTCCAGAGTCTAATCCTCTTTCGATTGATGGCTTATGGGTACGTGAATCTGTCATTTGGACCTTTAATGGAGAAACCAAAAAGCTTAAATCAGGTGCAGATGAGCTCACGTTGTCTATTAGAAGGGGTGTTGCATACATTGATAGCTCTAGTGACCCTTTACTTGTAGCTGGTGGAGTTTTTTTTAAGGATTTAAAAAAAGTTGGAGAGCGAAAATTTCAAGGCTTGTTCGTTCGCGATTTACTTTATGCAACATTCAAAAATGATACGAAATCTGTTGAAATCGATGTATTGTCACAGACAAGAATTCGAACAATTCATAGCAATGGTAGCGTAAGGGTGACATATGTAAAAAAGGAACTCGATAGTCCTCAGTGGTTTTTAACGGACAACTTCCCTGCTAAGAGCTCCCCTGTCATGGCACCATTACCTTCCGTTACGACGGTTAATGCGACTGAATCTGCATCCCATAATTCCCGCTTCGAAAGCTATCAAGCCCTTGTCATTGGCAATGGTTCCTATCATGCGAATCCACTTGCGAACCCTACGCATGACGCTGATGCAATTGCTACATCTCTACGCAAATTCGGATTTAATGTTATTCACAAAGACAACATGACACTCAAAGAAATGGAGCGGACGCTTGATCGTTTTTATGCAAGTCTTGGCAAAAGAAGCGTAGGGTTATTCTACTATGCAGGCCATGGGATACAGATCAATGGGCACAATTACCTTGTCCCAGTTGATGCCTCGTTACAATCCGCATCAGACACTAAGTATGAATGTTTGGATGCCGGTAAAGTTCTCGACAAGATGGGGGATGTAAAAAATTCTTTAAATATTGTTATTCTTGATGCCTGTAGGAATAATCCATTTGTCCAAAACTTCAGATCCGCCAGTCGAGGTCTGGCCCGTATGGACGCCCCCGCAGGATCAATTATTTCTTATGCTACGGCCCCGGGGCGTGTAGCATCTGACGGCACAGGACATCACAGTGTATACACTAAATATTTGTTGCGATACATGAATACTCCGGGGTTAAATATTTATGACATTTTTCTACATACTCGTAAAGATGTCGTTCAGGAGACAAATGGCCAACAGATCCCATGGGAGTCTTCATC
- a CDS encoding ISL3 family transposase produces MSTSFIYHAFGLRGYDYVRQDFIAGNIILKVQPKDGLIRCPCCHSRNIIRHGFAERWVQTVPIGFKPVWLVIPEQRIGCRNCGVIRLIDIQIAEPRRWYTKAFERYTLALAKKMTIQDVADLLGVGWDTIKSIFKRYLFRRFAKPKLGKLKYIAIDEISVRKGQKYLTLVMDLESGAVFFVGEGRSRETLMPFWNRLKKTRAKIEAVATDMNAGYISAVMESLPDTAIVFDRFHVVKLMNEKITQIRRQLFRELTSPLERKAVKGTRWILLKNPENLDESRDEKQRLDEALRLNKSLATAYYLKEDLRQLWSQPDKATAKKVIADWIARAEASEIRPLQVMARTLAAHRFGILAYYDHLISSGPIEGTNNKIKTLKRQAYGYRDTEFFKLRIMGIHESKYALAG; encoded by the coding sequence ATGTCCACGAGTTTCATCTACCACGCGTTCGGCCTGCGAGGCTACGACTACGTTCGCCAAGATTTCATCGCAGGCAATATCATCCTGAAAGTACAGCCCAAGGATGGCTTGATTCGTTGTCCTTGCTGTCATTCCAGAAACATCATTCGCCACGGCTTTGCCGAGAGATGGGTTCAGACTGTGCCCATCGGTTTCAAGCCTGTCTGGCTGGTCATTCCCGAACAGCGGATAGGATGTCGCAATTGCGGCGTCATTCGCTTGATCGACATTCAAATTGCTGAGCCAAGGCGTTGGTATACCAAGGCCTTTGAGCGATATACCCTCGCCTTGGCGAAGAAAATGACCATTCAAGATGTGGCTGACCTTCTCGGCGTCGGTTGGGATACCATCAAATCAATCTTCAAACGGTATCTGTTTCGCCGTTTCGCAAAGCCAAAATTGGGGAAGCTCAAGTACATCGCCATCGACGAAATCAGCGTCCGCAAAGGACAGAAATATTTGACGCTGGTCATGGACCTCGAAAGCGGCGCGGTTTTTTTCGTCGGTGAGGGGCGAAGCCGAGAAACGCTCATGCCATTCTGGAACCGACTCAAGAAGACAAGAGCCAAGATTGAGGCTGTGGCCACGGACATGAACGCAGGCTACATCAGCGCTGTCATGGAAAGTCTGCCCGACACGGCTATCGTGTTTGACCGATTTCATGTGGTCAAACTGATGAATGAAAAGATTACCCAGATTCGGCGGCAACTCTTTCGGGAACTCACATCGCCGCTTGAAAGGAAGGCAGTAAAAGGTACACGGTGGATTCTCCTGAAGAACCCGGAGAACCTGGATGAAAGCCGTGATGAAAAGCAGCGGCTGGACGAGGCATTGCGGCTGAACAAATCGTTGGCAACAGCCTATTATCTGAAAGAAGACTTACGACAACTCTGGTCACAGCCGGACAAGGCAACAGCGAAGAAGGTTATCGCTGACTGGATAGCCAGGGCCGAAGCCTCGGAAATTCGACCTTTGCAGGTCATGGCGAGGACGCTTGCAGCACATCGCTTCGGCATCCTCGCTTACTACGATCACCTCATCTCGTCAGGCCCCATCGAAGGCACGAACAACAAGATCAAAACACTGAAACGACAGGCATACGGCTATCGGGATACTGAGTTCTTCAAGCTCAGGATCATGGGCATTCATGAATCGAAGTACGCTTTAGCCGGATGA
- a CDS encoding HRDC domain-containing protein — protein sequence METRVITIPFDRDKGVFQDEQYRKFIMNKEIRSSRPEFFQVGTKAYWTVFLEYELVLEAEPSRAGSPTLSEPEKFFFDKLRVWRKEKAEREGIPTYVIATNSELMEVIKKTFTKRLFCSYGMTRLRRWFWTKRVSFASNSKTVFILYISGPGSPLTTACHSRSRAWTAGLLDPASFFRPGRAHSALTLAIL from the coding sequence ATGGAAACACGCGTCATCACGATTCCGTTTGATCGGGATAAGGGAGTTTTTCAGGACGAACAGTATCGCAAGTTCATCATGAACAAGGAAATCCGGTCATCGCGGCCCGAATTCTTCCAGGTCGGCACCAAGGCGTATTGGACCGTGTTTCTTGAATACGAGCTTGTTCTCGAAGCCGAACCAAGCCGCGCTGGCTCCCCCACGCTGAGTGAGCCTGAAAAATTTTTCTTTGATAAGCTCCGTGTCTGGAGAAAGGAAAAAGCGGAACGGGAAGGAATTCCTACATACGTTATCGCCACCAACAGCGAGTTGATGGAGGTGATCAAAAAAACTTTTACAAAGCGTCTTTTTTGCAGCTACGGCATGACGAGGTTGAGAAGATGGTTTTGGACGAAAAGGGTGAGCTTTGCATCAAATTCAAAAACGGTGTTTATTCTGTATATCAGTGGTCCGGGAAGTCCTTTGACCACCGCGTGTCATTCACGTTCGAGAGCCTGGACAGCTGGACTATTGGACCCCGCATCGTTTTTTCGACCAGGCCGTGCTCACTCCGCCCTCACACTTGCCATACTATGA
- a CDS encoding caspase family protein — protein MALLIGNANYAFAPLRNPINDVRGMAHELQKLNFNVTELENVSQAGMIEAIQRLAAHANTENSIVVFYYAGHAVQMEGKNYLLPVSFRASSEAGVPAQSLCLDEILSCLEIKGNTNILILDACRVNPYDASTANYSGSNRAIRGLTIKMRNKGLAPMKGASGTFIAFSTSPGQPASDGEATHGLYTQYLLRYLAGPGLSIEEIFKKVRVAVLKESRQQQIPWERSSLLNDFYFIPPSKDELTKKSVRDLLQEARIDISAGRYGVAYKRLKIANAMSATDDEIQQIQKQMEKIKKELRE, from the coding sequence TTGGCACTACTTATAGGCAACGCCAACTATGCTTTTGCCCCTCTCCGTAACCCTATAAATGATGTCAGGGGAATGGCTCATGAGTTGCAAAAATTGAATTTCAATGTGACGGAACTCGAGAATGTGAGCCAGGCTGGCATGATTGAGGCAATACAGCGTCTTGCTGCACACGCGAATACAGAAAATTCCATAGTCGTATTCTATTATGCTGGGCATGCCGTCCAAATGGAAGGTAAAAATTATCTCCTACCTGTGAGCTTTAGGGCCAGCAGTGAGGCGGGGGTGCCAGCACAGTCTCTTTGCCTTGACGAAATTCTCAGTTGTCTTGAAATAAAAGGCAATACTAACATCCTAATTTTAGATGCCTGTCGAGTCAATCCGTATGATGCGTCCACAGCAAACTATTCAGGCAGCAACAGGGCTATTCGGGGCTTGACCATTAAGATGCGGAATAAAGGGCTGGCCCCTATGAAGGGGGCTTCCGGAACATTCATTGCTTTTTCAACTAGCCCCGGTCAACCAGCTTCGGATGGGGAGGCAACGCACGGTCTATATACGCAGTACCTTCTGCGCTACCTTGCCGGACCTGGCTTAAGTATTGAAGAGATCTTCAAAAAGGTCCGGGTGGCGGTGTTAAAAGAGAGTCGACAACAGCAAATTCCCTGGGAACGTTCCTCTTTGCTCAATGACTTCTATTTTATCCCTCCAAGTAAGGATGAGCTTACGAAAAAATCCGTCAGAGATCTTCTGCAAGAAGCGCGGATAGACATAAGCGCAGGACGCTATGGTGTGGCTTACAAACGACTAAAAATAGCAAATGCAATGTCCGCAACCGATGATGAAATTCAGCAGATCCAGAAACAAATGGAAAAGATAAAAAAGGAGTTAAGAGAATAA